From a single Pseudomonas triticicola genomic region:
- a CDS encoding phage holin family protein → MSIGESGPTTGTASSTRRLGAAVLGLLHSHVELFGIELQEQKSRTVSLLLFAGLALVFALLLLVGLSTLVMIIFWDTYRLAAIIGLCVFYTLASIFCGLRLKAAIFDESSPFHGTLEELANDRERLLP, encoded by the coding sequence ATGTCGATCGGTGAATCCGGCCCGACTACGGGCACCGCCTCCTCCACGCGTCGCCTCGGCGCTGCCGTTCTGGGCCTGCTGCACAGTCATGTCGAGCTGTTCGGCATCGAATTGCAGGAGCAGAAATCACGCACCGTCAGCCTGCTGCTGTTCGCCGGCCTGGCGCTGGTGTTTGCCCTGTTGTTGCTGGTAGGTCTGTCGACGCTGGTGATGATCATCTTCTGGGACACCTACCGCCTGGCAGCGATCATCGGCCTGTGCGTGTTTTACACGCTGGCGTCGATCTTCTGCGGCCTGCGCCTCAAAGCGGCGATTTTCGATGAGTCCTCGCCTTTCCACGGCACGCTCGAAGAGC
- a CDS encoding DUF883 family protein, whose amino-acid sequence MASIKAKTAQEILMNDFQTLVADTERLLEHTKTLAGDQADELRAQIHDSLLRARETLKVTEDTLRERGQAAVTATEDYVSANPWQSVGIAAGVGFLIGLLATRR is encoded by the coding sequence ATGGCCAGCATCAAGGCAAAGACTGCTCAAGAAATCCTGATGAACGACTTCCAGACTCTGGTTGCCGACACCGAACGCCTGCTCGAGCACACCAAGACCCTCGCTGGTGATCAGGCCGATGAGCTGCGTGCCCAGATTCACGACAGCCTGCTGCGTGCCCGGGAAACCCTGAAAGTGACTGAAGACACCCTGCGCGAACGCGGTCAGGCGGCGGTCACCGCTACTGAAGACTATGTATCGGCCAACCCATGGCAGTCGGTGGGCATCGCTGCCGGCGTCGGCTTTCTGATCGGCCTGCTGGCAACTCGGCGCTGA